The Tistrella mobilis genome window below encodes:
- a CDS encoding S26 family signal peptidase, translating to MTRLGYAVVTCLAATGAVAAAIVPAPTRLIWNATASAPVGFYTVEPAVALEVPDLVAVLPPEPLASFMVARGYVGRGVPLLKRVLGLPGQRVCRTGRTITVDAVEMGEALERDRMGRDLPAWQGCRVIGDGELFLMNDVRDSLDGRYFGALPASAVIGRAMPLYTDDDGDGRFVWRAPTR from the coding sequence ATGACCCGCCTCGGCTACGCCGTCGTGACGTGCCTCGCGGCCACGGGCGCGGTCGCGGCGGCGATCGTCCCGGCGCCGACACGGCTGATCTGGAACGCGACCGCCAGCGCGCCAGTCGGATTCTACACGGTCGAGCCCGCCGTTGCCCTGGAAGTACCGGATCTGGTCGCCGTGCTGCCGCCCGAGCCGCTCGCGAGCTTCATGGTCGCGCGCGGCTATGTCGGTCGCGGCGTGCCGCTCCTCAAGCGCGTGCTCGGCCTGCCGGGGCAAAGGGTCTGCCGCACCGGGCGCACCATCACGGTCGACGCGGTGGAGATGGGCGAGGCGCTGGAGCGCGACCGTATGGGCCGCGACCTGCCCGCCTGGCAGGGCTGCCGGGTGATCGGCGACGGCGAACTCTTCCTCATGAACGACGTCCGCGACAGCCTCGATGGCCGCTACTTCGGCGCGCTTCCCGCCTCGGCGGTCATCGGCCGCGCGATGCCTCTCTACACCGATGACGACGGCGATGGCCGCTTCGTCTGGCGCGCGCCGACGCGGTGA
- a CDS encoding DUF2840 domain-containing protein — translation MTGNAAYRLRGRPLPNGPAPFTTLVELTWIEKRIECWIRFGQESYEQKLDRRRRLVGFAPETIFCLVRWAANEHGTIISRVDIVRAVDRGEPFQTLPFVRPGGDILLKIDGWPKVERVLQIVDAIEAQGIDPAEVSPDHWRHVHNRLAAGHEPRAYTVTRHKAFLLRRRAEP, via the coding sequence ATGACCGGCAATGCGGCCTACCGCTTGCGCGGCCGTCCGCTGCCGAACGGACCGGCGCCCTTCACCACGCTCGTCGAACTCACCTGGATCGAGAAGCGGATCGAGTGCTGGATCAGGTTCGGCCAGGAGAGCTACGAGCAGAAGCTCGACCGCCGCCGCAGGCTCGTCGGCTTCGCGCCCGAGACGATCTTCTGCCTCGTGCGCTGGGCCGCCAACGAGCACGGCACGATCATCTCGCGCGTCGACATCGTGCGCGCCGTCGACCGAGGCGAGCCGTTCCAGACGCTGCCATTCGTGCGGCCCGGCGGCGACATCCTGCTCAAGATCGACGGCTGGCCGAAGGTTGAGCGCGTGCTCCAGATCGTCGACGCGATCGAGGCGCAGGGCATCGATCCCGCCGAGGTTTCGCCCGACCACTGGCGGCACGTCCACAACCGGCTCGCCGCGGGTCACGAACCGCGCGCCTACACCGTCACCCGGCACAAGGCGTTTCTCCTGCGCCGGAGGGCGGAGCCATGA
- a CDS encoding lytic transglycosylase domain-containing protein, which produces MVPVQPSASVGPPSAARRPALLLLLSGLIFAAPSAFPAYAQTVQPARNAAADPHAAHVAEASRRFAIPQAWIVAVKRAESAGDMRAVSPAGAMGLMQIMPATWAELRGRYGLGRDPFAPRDNILAGTAYLREMLDRYGNVAAMLAAYNAGPARLDQHLATGRALPAETRAYVAAILPAIGVKADLRAAAMLRGKRRGWRDAPLFVGAPGDAAASLPARRQPAVAPQSGDLFIARSGAGGPR; this is translated from the coding sequence ATGGTGCCGGTCCAACCTTCCGCCAGCGTCGGACCACCTTCCGCCGCCCGACGCCCAGCACTCCTCCTTCTTCTTTCCGGCCTGATCTTCGCCGCGCCCTCGGCGTTCCCGGCTTACGCGCAGACCGTGCAGCCGGCGCGCAACGCGGCCGCCGATCCGCATGCCGCCCACGTTGCCGAGGCGTCGCGACGCTTCGCCATTCCGCAGGCGTGGATCGTCGCGGTAAAGCGCGCCGAAAGCGCCGGCGACATGCGCGCCGTGTCCCCGGCCGGTGCGATGGGCCTGATGCAGATCATGCCCGCGACCTGGGCCGAGCTGCGCGGTCGCTATGGCCTCGGCCGCGATCCGTTCGCGCCGCGCGACAACATCCTCGCGGGCACGGCCTATCTGCGCGAGATGCTCGACCGCTACGGCAATGTCGCGGCGATGCTGGCGGCCTACAATGCAGGGCCGGCGCGGCTCGACCAGCATCTCGCGACCGGCCGTGCGCTGCCCGCCGAAACCCGCGCCTATGTCGCGGCGATCCTGCCGGCAATCGGCGTGAAAGCCGACCTCCGCGCCGCCGCCATGCTGCGCGGCAAGCGCCGCGGATGGCGGGATGCGCCGCTCTTCGTCGGCGCGCCCGGCGATGCGGCCGCCTCCCTACCGGCGCGCCGTCAGCCTGCCGTCGCGCCGCAGTCCGGCGACCTCTTCATCGCCCGTTCGGGCGCTGGAGGTCCGAGATGA
- a CDS encoding DUF736 domain-containing protein yields the protein MAHLGHFTRTETGFEGRFHALGIDEPLTFVPAEPLETENAPQYRILLGDQDGLDIGAGWSHVGERAGEFVSVDLYSPLFGGILRANLFRDPDDETVWGLHVTPSKKKRAED from the coding sequence ATGGCGCATCTCGGCCACTTCACCCGCACAGAAACCGGCTTCGAAGGGCGCTTCCACGCGCTCGGCATCGACGAGCCGCTCACTTTCGTTCCAGCCGAACCATTGGAGACCGAGAACGCGCCGCAATACCGCATCCTGCTCGGCGATCAGGACGGTCTCGACATTGGCGCGGGCTGGTCGCATGTCGGCGAACGCGCTGGCGAGTTCGTCTCCGTCGACCTCTACAGCCCGCTCTTTGGCGGCATTCTGCGCGCCAATCTCTTCCGCGACCCCGACGACGAGACGGTCTGGGGCCTGCACGTCACTCCCTCGAAGAAGAAGCGGGCGGAGGACTGA